A portion of the Bifidobacterium lemurum genome contains these proteins:
- a CDS encoding GNAT family N-acetyltransferase — translation MSEPTIRRATVADIPELDRLLHQVLEVHHAGRPDLFKGGVTKYTAAELAGLIASDETPIFVAVAGNPPTDEAADSFVAVEPTNGGDACAERAGSGSNESDPTIPAGAEPVLGYAFCQFQRHPNDNILTDITTLYVDDICVDEMARGRHVGSALYHHALAFAKESGCHNLTLNVWSCNPGAQAFYERMGLKPYKVGMEQIL, via the coding sequence ATGAGTGAACCGACGATCCGCAGGGCCACCGTGGCCGACATCCCCGAACTCGACCGACTGCTGCATCAGGTGTTGGAGGTGCATCATGCGGGCCGCCCGGACCTGTTCAAAGGCGGTGTGACGAAATACACCGCCGCCGAACTCGCAGGTCTCATCGCCTCGGATGAGACCCCGATTTTCGTGGCCGTCGCCGGAAATCCGCCCACGGACGAGGCGGCGGATTCCTTCGTTGCGGTCGAGCCGACGAACGGCGGCGATGCGTGTGCCGAGCGTGCCGGCAGCGGCTCCAACGAGTCCGATCCGACCATCCCGGCAGGTGCGGAACCCGTACTCGGCTACGCGTTCTGCCAGTTTCAGCGTCATCCGAACGACAACATCCTCACCGATATCACCACCCTGTACGTGGATGACATCTGCGTGGACGAGATGGCGCGCGGCCGGCACGTCGGCAGCGCGCTCTACCATCATGCGCTCGCCTTCGCCAAGGAATCCGGCTGCCACAACCTGACCCTCAACGTATGGTCCTGCAATCCCGGCGCGCAGGCCTTCTACGAACGCATGGGCCTCAAACCCTACAAAGTCGGCATGGAGCAGATCCTCTAG
- a CDS encoding alpha/beta hydrolase, with protein MAEEYYIAPLSDAVERTHVSYPNRYGYTLAGDLYVAKNADLSAKLPALIVGAPYGGVKEQGPCVYANELAQRGFVVLTFDPCHMGESSGEPRHVSSPDLFTENFSAGVDYLGLQDFVDRERIGVIGICGSGGFALSAAQMDPRIKAVATASMYDMTAAARLGLDAQTIAERKEQLARQRWVDAENGYPEYNPYFPDQPLDEVPAELEEPTAEWFRFYALKRGFHPRARGGFTTTSDMAFLNFRLLDFIDEISPRPIMFIVGDRAHSRFFSENAFAAAKEPKRMVVVDDAEHIDLYDRADRIPFDQIEEFFSTNLK; from the coding sequence ATGGCTGAAGAGTATTACATCGCACCGTTGAGCGACGCCGTGGAGCGCACGCACGTCTCCTATCCCAACCGTTATGGATACACGCTCGCCGGCGACCTGTACGTCGCCAAGAACGCCGACCTCTCCGCCAAACTGCCCGCGCTCATCGTCGGCGCGCCCTACGGTGGCGTCAAAGAGCAGGGTCCCTGCGTCTACGCGAACGAGCTCGCCCAGCGCGGCTTCGTGGTGCTCACCTTCGACCCCTGCCATATGGGCGAGTCCTCGGGCGAGCCGCGCCACGTCTCGTCTCCCGATCTGTTCACCGAGAACTTCAGCGCCGGCGTCGACTATCTGGGACTGCAGGACTTCGTGGACCGCGAGCGCATCGGCGTGATCGGCATCTGCGGTTCGGGCGGCTTCGCCCTGTCCGCCGCGCAGATGGATCCGCGCATCAAAGCCGTCGCCACCGCCTCCATGTATGACATGACCGCCGCCGCGCGTTTGGGCTTGGACGCGCAGACCATCGCCGAACGCAAGGAGCAGCTGGCACGCCAGCGTTGGGTGGACGCCGAAAACGGCTATCCCGAATACAATCCGTACTTCCCCGACCAGCCGCTTGACGAGGTGCCGGCCGAACTGGAGGAGCCCACCGCCGAATGGTTCCGCTTCTACGCGTTGAAGCGCGGCTTCCACCCGCGTGCGCGTGGCGGCTTCACCACCACCAGCGACATGGCGTTCCTCAACTTCCGTCTGCTCGACTTCATCGACGAGATCTCGCCGCGTCCGATCATGTTCATCGTCGGCGACCGCGCCCACTCCCGCTTCTTCAGCGAGAACGCCTTCGCCGCGGCCAAGGAGCCGAAGCGCATGGTCGTGGTCGACGACGCCGAGCACATCGACCTGTACGACCGTGCGGACCGCATTCCCTTCGACCAGATCGAGGAGTTCTTCTCCACCAATCTCAAGTGA
- a CDS encoding formate/nitrite transporter family protein, with product MTTPIININALTPAETEEAVKTAGVHKTRLTGAKAFVSAMFAGSFIGFGALFYLIVTSDPAMSWGPKRFVGGLAFCMGLVLVLCCGAELFTGNSLMASDLASRRISWPAMLRNWVIVWFGNLAGGLLLVALITLAGTMGLNDGLVGETAVATAVAKVTPDWGTLFVRGILCNILVCLAVRVGFSARSVGDKVLGILLPISGFVAMGFEHCVANMFFLPIGLICKLLGFGSDVAGVDALTVTAILYNLSAATLGNIIGGTVFVALGYWFINRRPGK from the coding sequence ATGACGACCCCCATCATCAACATCAACGCGCTCACCCCGGCCGAAACCGAAGAGGCCGTCAAAACCGCAGGCGTGCACAAAACCCGCCTGACCGGGGCGAAAGCCTTCGTCTCCGCGATGTTCGCCGGCTCGTTCATCGGCTTCGGCGCGCTGTTCTACCTCATCGTCACCTCCGACCCGGCCATGAGCTGGGGGCCGAAACGCTTCGTCGGCGGCCTCGCGTTCTGCATGGGACTCGTGCTCGTGCTGTGCTGCGGCGCGGAACTGTTCACCGGCAATTCGCTGATGGCCTCCGATCTGGCGTCGCGGCGCATCTCCTGGCCGGCCATGCTGCGCAACTGGGTGATCGTCTGGTTCGGCAACCTCGCCGGCGGACTGCTGCTGGTCGCGCTGATCACTCTCGCCGGCACGATGGGTCTGAACGACGGGCTTGTGGGGGAGACGGCCGTCGCCACCGCCGTCGCGAAGGTCACGCCCGACTGGGGCACGCTGTTCGTGCGCGGCATCCTGTGCAACATCCTCGTCTGCCTCGCCGTGCGCGTCGGCTTCTCCGCGCGCTCCGTGGGAGATAAGGTGCTCGGCATCCTGCTGCCGATCTCCGGATTCGTGGCGATGGGCTTCGAACACTGCGTGGCCAACATGTTCTTCCTGCCGATCGGCCTTATCTGCAAACTGCTCGGATTCGGCTCGGACGTGGCCGGCGTGGACGCGCTCACCGTGACCGCCATCCTCTACAACCTCTCCGCTGCGACCTTGGGCAACATCATCGGCGGCACCGTGTTCGTCGCGCTCGGCTACTGGTTCATCAACCGCCGCCCCGGCAAGTGA
- a CDS encoding excinuclease ABC subunit A, with translation MTDGRRIGGADHIEIRGARVNNLKHVDVDIPLNRLVAVAGVSGSGKSSLALDVLYAEGSRRYLDALSTYTRRRMTQAQRPQIDEARYLPPALALRQRPGVGGVRSTFGTMTELLNVLRLMFSRLAHHRCPNGHYHAPTIAVAAETPFFCDECGARIDAPGAEMLAFNSTGACPRCQGTGLVRDVDDATLVPDDSLTIDEGAVLPWKMFGWRVQNDIAREFGVRTDVPFRDLTDKERDIVFNGPEEKKHIVVTSMKGVHELDFTFRNARLTVTKELERAADEKRLARVMRFVTEHTCPDCDGTRLSEAARWPLIDGINLAQATAMTLDGALVWVRGVPAGLPDEMRPMAQALADTFEEMGQRLVQLGLGYLGLDRSGESLSTGERQRAQLARAVRNETTGVLYVLDEPSTGLHPANMEGLVGVMRDLLGDGNSVVFVDHDVNVLRAADYFIEMGPGAGVEGGRVIAQGSPDEIIADPNSRIAGFLAGREPALVRERQTASAAAVGTDENASFDDAAVRSKRKSGKGGKEAADHGGDTRWLRMRTEAIHTVRPLDVAIPVGRLTAVTGVSGSGKTTMVLESLVPALQAAAEGRALPKHVSAIDAAGIDTVRIVDSTPIGVNVRSTLATYSGIMDLLRRAFAATDEAQARGLALADFSYNTGSLRCPQCDGAGRVNLDVQFLPDVTIACPACEGTRYRDEVNGIRLAVGERRMTLPQILAMSVDALLDVFEGRASRTADSAQEAAAGSRRNATAPADKTNAHDAAGAAPADATRKRIAKALRTLHDLGLGYLTLGEDTPSLSGGEAQRLKLSNELGKRQRTSLFVLDEPTVGLHPLDVRTLIGVLQRLLDGGATIVVIEHDLDLIANADHVIDMGPGGGEQGGRIVATGSPERIAAASESVTGRYLRALLG, from the coding sequence ATGACAGACGGACGACGAATCGGCGGCGCGGATCACATCGAAATCCGCGGCGCACGCGTGAACAATCTCAAACACGTGGATGTGGACATCCCACTCAACCGATTGGTCGCCGTGGCGGGCGTCTCCGGCTCCGGCAAATCCTCACTCGCTTTGGACGTGCTTTACGCGGAAGGCTCGCGCCGCTACCTCGACGCGCTGTCGACCTACACGCGCCGGCGCATGACGCAGGCGCAACGCCCGCAGATTGACGAAGCCCGCTACCTGCCGCCCGCGCTGGCCTTGCGGCAGCGGCCGGGCGTGGGCGGCGTGCGCTCCACTTTCGGCACGATGACCGAACTGCTCAACGTGCTGCGCCTCATGTTCTCCCGACTGGCCCACCACCGTTGCCCCAATGGGCACTATCACGCTCCGACCATCGCTGTGGCCGCCGAAACCCCGTTCTTCTGCGACGAATGCGGCGCGCGCATCGACGCGCCGGGAGCGGAGATGCTCGCCTTCAACTCCACCGGCGCATGCCCGCGCTGTCAAGGCACCGGCCTGGTGCGCGACGTGGACGATGCGACCTTGGTGCCGGACGATTCGCTCACCATCGACGAGGGCGCGGTGCTGCCGTGGAAGATGTTCGGCTGGCGCGTGCAGAACGACATCGCCCGCGAATTCGGCGTGCGCACCGACGTGCCGTTCCGAGACCTGACGGACAAGGAACGCGACATCGTCTTCAACGGGCCGGAGGAGAAGAAGCATATCGTCGTCACGTCGATGAAAGGCGTGCACGAACTCGACTTCACCTTCCGCAACGCGCGCCTGACCGTCACCAAGGAGCTGGAACGCGCCGCCGACGAAAAGCGCCTCGCCCGCGTGATGCGCTTCGTCACCGAACACACCTGCCCCGACTGCGACGGCACGCGGCTGAGCGAGGCCGCCCGATGGCCGCTGATCGACGGCATCAACCTCGCCCAAGCCACCGCCATGACCTTGGATGGCGCGCTGGTGTGGGTGCGCGGCGTGCCGGCCGGACTGCCGGACGAGATGCGGCCGATGGCCCAAGCCTTGGCCGACACCTTCGAGGAGATGGGCCAACGACTGGTGCAGCTCGGCCTCGGATATTTGGGCTTGGATCGATCCGGCGAATCCCTCTCCACCGGCGAACGCCAGCGCGCGCAGCTCGCCCGCGCCGTGCGCAACGAGACCACCGGCGTGCTCTACGTGCTCGACGAACCCTCCACCGGCCTGCATCCGGCGAATATGGAAGGATTGGTCGGCGTGATGCGCGACCTGCTGGGCGACGGCAACTCGGTCGTGTTCGTCGACCACGACGTGAACGTGCTGCGCGCCGCCGATTATTTCATCGAAATGGGACCCGGCGCGGGCGTGGAAGGCGGGCGCGTCATCGCCCAAGGCTCGCCGGATGAGATCATCGCCGACCCGAACTCGCGCATCGCGGGATTCCTCGCCGGGCGCGAACCTGCGCTCGTGCGCGAGCGGCAGACGGCATCGGCGGCTGCGGTCGGCACGGATGAGAATGCCTCTTTCGACGATGCGGCCGTCCGTTCCAAACGCAAGTCCGGCAAGGGCGGCAAGGAAGCGGCGGATCATGGCGGCGATACGCGTTGGCTGCGCATGCGCACCGAAGCCATCCACACCGTGCGGCCGTTGGACGTGGCGATTCCGGTCGGGCGTCTCACCGCCGTCACCGGCGTCTCCGGATCGGGCAAAACCACGATGGTGCTCGAATCCTTGGTGCCCGCCTTGCAGGCCGCGGCCGAGGGGCGTGCGCTGCCGAAGCATGTGAGTGCGATCGACGCGGCCGGCATCGACACGGTGCGTATCGTGGACTCCACACCCATCGGCGTCAACGTGCGCTCCACCCTCGCCACCTACAGCGGCATCATGGACCTGCTGCGCCGCGCGTTCGCCGCCACCGACGAGGCGCAGGCCCGTGGACTTGCGCTCGCCGACTTCTCCTACAACACCGGCTCGCTGCGCTGCCCGCAATGCGACGGCGCGGGCCGCGTCAACCTAGACGTGCAGTTCCTGCCGGATGTGACGATCGCCTGCCCCGCCTGCGAAGGCACGCGCTACCGCGACGAGGTGAACGGCATACGGCTTGCGGTGGGGGAGCGGCGCATGACGCTGCCGCAGATCCTCGCCATGAGCGTCGACGCGCTGCTGGACGTTTTTGAGGGCCGCGCGTCACGGACGGCGGATTCGGCACAAGAGGCCGCCGCAGGCTCGCGAAGGAACGCGACCGCGCCTGCCGACAAGACGAACGCGCATGACGCCGCCGGAGCGGCGCCCGCCGACGCGACGCGCAAACGCATCGCCAAAGCGTTGCGCACCCTGCACGATCTGGGACTCGGCTATCTCACGCTCGGCGAGGACACGCCCTCATTGTCCGGCGGCGAGGCGCAGCGGCTCAAACTCTCCAACGAACTCGGCAAGCGGCAGCGCACTTCGCTGTTCGTGCTCGACGAACCCACGGTCGGCCTGCACCCGTTGGACGTGCGCACGCTGATCGGCGTGCTGCAGCGGCTGCTCGACGGCGGCGCCACCATCGTGGTCATCGAACACGACCTCGACCTGATCGCCAACGCCGACCACGTCATCGACATGGGGCCGGGCGGCGGCGAACAAGGCGGCCGCATCGTCGCCACCGGTTCGCCCGAGCGGATCGCCGCCGCATCCGAATCGGTCACGGGCCGCTATCTGCGGGCGCTGTTGGGCTGA
- a CDS encoding GNAT family N-acetyltransferase encodes MAVRFTAPRRIELADDVSGFHSGKRLLDEWLMNHAFNALNRGTAVTYVSHDECGSLAGFYSLSANSVNRGDVHGGWLARNTPEQIPVILLGMLAIDERYQGQGLGWRLLLDAVERAMAASSQIGARALIVDPLDDDAASFYKHFGFSRLRDSTRMFAKLV; translated from the coding sequence ATGGCTGTGAGGTTCACGGCGCCAAGGCGAATCGAACTGGCGGACGATGTATCCGGCTTCCACTCAGGCAAGCGGTTGTTGGATGAATGGCTGATGAACCATGCGTTCAATGCGCTCAACCGTGGTACCGCCGTCACCTACGTATCGCACGATGAGTGTGGGAGCCTGGCTGGCTTTTATTCGTTGTCGGCCAACTCCGTGAATCGGGGTGATGTGCACGGCGGATGGTTGGCGCGTAATACGCCGGAACAGATTCCGGTCATTCTTTTGGGCATGCTTGCCATTGACGAGCGCTACCAAGGACAGGGGCTGGGTTGGCGTCTGTTGTTGGACGCTGTTGAGCGCGCGATGGCTGCCTCATCGCAGATTGGTGCGCGAGCCTTGATCGTCGATCCGTTGGACGATGATGCCGCCTCATTCTATAAGCATTTTGGATTCTCTCGCTTGCGGGATTCGACGCGTATGTTCGCCAAACTGGTCTAA
- a CDS encoding RNA-binding domain-containing protein, whose product MTPQELYAALSRGEDISTEFKRCGSRPERDTFETICSFANRQGGSVFLGVDDNGTILGVDAGQIREIERNIANVISNPNTFNATPSVEFERIETEQGIVLRLWIPIGPSIYRFKGEVFDRRGDADVRVRDDSQIMMMYMRKQNMYSERRIYPYIGMDDLRLDTLHLVRGLIEARNSDHPWLRLNDEEFLRSAKLYGKDRSTGAEGFTLAAAMLLGTDELISDICPAYKTDAIVRLRDTDRYDDRLIVKTNLVEAYDMLMKFAKQHLPDPFILEGDVTVSARDIICRELVSNMLIHREYANPFIAKLIIDKNGIRTENASRAMFEGEVTLSNFEPTPKNPTIADFFHQIGRADELGSGTRKLTKYSALYSGAVPYLHEGDVFVAQLQVPWNTQIGEESYDSVGKVPDSVGKVPDSVGKVPDSVGKVPDSVGKVPDSVGKVPDSVGKVPDSVGKVPDKSSCQRQLVLDYLDAHEEITVAQAEVLLGVKQRRTRDILNAMTRLGLVKRVGSARNTRYVAMG is encoded by the coding sequence ATGACTCCGCAGGAACTTTATGCAGCGCTTTCTCGAGGAGAAGATATCTCCACCGAGTTTAAAAGGTGTGGCTCGCGGCCGGAACGAGACACATTTGAAACGATTTGTTCGTTTGCCAATCGCCAAGGCGGCAGTGTTTTCTTAGGCGTGGATGATAATGGCACTATTCTTGGCGTCGATGCGGGCCAGATACGTGAAATCGAACGTAATATCGCCAATGTCATCAGCAATCCCAATACATTCAATGCCACGCCATCTGTCGAGTTCGAACGCATCGAAACGGAACAAGGCATAGTTCTTCGATTGTGGATTCCGATTGGGCCCTCGATCTATCGCTTCAAAGGCGAAGTGTTTGACCGCCGAGGAGATGCGGATGTGCGTGTTCGAGATGATTCGCAGATCATGATGATGTACATGCGTAAGCAAAATATGTACTCGGAACGGCGCATTTATCCTTATATTGGCATGGATGATTTGCGATTGGATACGCTTCATCTGGTGAGGGGCCTTATTGAGGCGCGGAACAGTGACCATCCGTGGCTGCGTTTGAATGATGAAGAGTTTTTGCGCTCGGCGAAGTTGTATGGCAAGGACCGGTCAACCGGCGCTGAGGGTTTCACGCTTGCTGCGGCGATGTTGTTGGGAACGGATGAATTGATTTCAGATATTTGCCCTGCATACAAAACCGATGCCATTGTTCGTTTGCGCGATACGGACCGTTACGATGACAGACTTATCGTCAAAACAAATCTGGTGGAAGCCTATGACATGCTCATGAAATTCGCCAAGCAGCATCTGCCAGACCCGTTTATTCTTGAAGGTGATGTGACTGTAAGTGCGCGTGACATCATATGTCGGGAACTGGTGTCGAACATGCTGATTCATCGTGAATACGCGAATCCATTCATCGCCAAACTCATCATTGATAAGAACGGCATTCGCACTGAGAACGCAAGCAGAGCTATGTTCGAGGGAGAGGTCACGCTTTCGAATTTCGAACCTACTCCGAAGAACCCGACCATCGCGGATTTCTTCCACCAGATTGGACGTGCGGATGAATTGGGCAGCGGTACGAGGAAGCTCACGAAGTACTCCGCTCTTTACTCCGGTGCCGTTCCGTATCTTCACGAGGGAGATGTGTTCGTCGCGCAACTGCAGGTGCCGTGGAATACTCAGATTGGAGAGGAGTCATACGATTCCGTTGGGAAAGTGCCGGATTCCGTTGGGAAAGTGCCGGATTCCGTTGGGAAAGTGCCGGATTCCGTTGGGAAAGTGCCGGATTCCGTTGGGAAAGTGCCGGATTCCGTTGGGAAAGTGCCGGATTCCGTTGGGAAAGTGCCGGATTCCGTTGGGAAAGTGCCGGATAAATCCTCTTGCCAAAGGCAATTGGTTTTGGATTATCTTGATGCCCATGAGGAAATAACCGTTGCGCAGGCGGAGGTGTTGCTGGGCGTTAAGCAACGTCGTACGCGTGACATATTGAATGCGATGACCCGGCTGGGTCTTGTGAAACGTGTCGGTAGTGCCCGCAACACTCGGTATGTCGCGATGGGGTGA
- a CDS encoding GyrI-like domain-containing protein produces MPFDYKKEYKDLYQPKTKPAIVEVPRMSFVAVEGKGDPNEEGGDYQTTLQLLYGISFTIKMSKMSKNPDDRIDGYFDYVVPPLEGLWWMADDNAEDGMLAGIDYSRKSDFHWISMIRLPEFVTPDVFEHARERFAAKHPEADISRVFLFDFDEGTVAQVMHKGSYDDEPATIAALDAYATEQGYALDFSASRHHHEIYLGDPRKGKPENLKTVIRHPVKPVA; encoded by the coding sequence ATGCCGTTCGATTACAAGAAGGAATATAAGGACCTGTATCAGCCGAAGACCAAGCCGGCGATCGTCGAGGTGCCACGCATGAGCTTCGTGGCGGTCGAAGGCAAAGGCGACCCAAACGAGGAAGGTGGCGATTACCAGACCACGCTACAGCTGCTGTACGGCATTTCGTTCACCATCAAAATGAGCAAGATGTCCAAGAATCCCGATGACCGGATCGACGGCTATTTCGACTATGTTGTGCCGCCGCTGGAAGGGCTGTGGTGGATGGCCGACGACAACGCCGAAGACGGTATGTTGGCCGGCATCGACTATTCGCGCAAATCCGATTTTCATTGGATTTCGATGATTCGACTGCCCGAATTCGTCACGCCGGACGTGTTCGAGCATGCGCGTGAGCGGTTCGCGGCCAAACATCCCGAGGCGGATATCTCACGCGTATTCCTGTTCGACTTCGACGAGGGCACGGTCGCGCAGGTCATGCACAAAGGTTCATACGACGACGAGCCCGCCACCATCGCCGCCCTTGACGCCTACGCCACCGAGCAAGGCTACGCGCTCGACTTCAGCGCCTCGCGTCACCATCACGAGATCTATCTGGGCGATCCACGCAAAGGCAAGCCCGAGAATCTCAAAACCGTGATCCGCCACCCCGTGAAACCCGTTGCATAG
- a CDS encoding DUF1778 domain-containing protein, which translates to MTSVTTDTVRSSRLAMRMTPEQRSTIDKAALLKGTTITQWALDHLIDDARRDIEEETAIRLSAKAFDEFKEALERPMPKAMRELLRRDPEWL; encoded by the coding sequence ATGACTTCAGTGACAACGGATACGGTGCGCTCGTCGCGCTTGGCTATGAGAATGACTCCCGAACAGCGGTCGACCATCGACAAAGCGGCCTTACTCAAGGGGACGACCATCACTCAATGGGCTTTGGACCATTTGATTGATGACGCCCGACGTGATATCGAAGAGGAGACTGCCATTCGTTTGTCGGCCAAGGCGTTCGATGAATTCAAAGAAGCGTTGGAGAGGCCTATGCCGAAGGCTATGCGGGAGTTGTTGAGGCGGGATCCGGAATGGCTGTGA
- a CDS encoding aldo/keto reductase family protein — translation MKYRNVGKSGLKVSEVALGSWVTDLNGTDAADVARRTVDLAFDNGVNFFDCADAYSGGAAERFFGDVLARFPRRELVVSSKVYFPTGPGVNDRGLSRKHIFESCEQSLNNMKLDYLDLYYCHRFDETCDLEETLRALSDLVSQGKILYYGVSEEWGGARLQEAQRIIERLGLHPLTVVQPQYNLADRYIEHEIMDVCARLGIGITTFSPLSQGLLTGKYRKGRPIPEGSRATWQADRQINDMLTDENLDMVERLIEVADGLGVNLAIMSMAWILQHPQVSCVIAGASKPSQLENNIKASGFVIPDDAMAEIDRITGFQRFERHVG, via the coding sequence ATGAAGTATCGCAATGTGGGCAAATCCGGTCTTAAGGTCAGCGAGGTGGCGCTGGGCAGCTGGGTGACCGACCTGAACGGCACCGACGCCGCGGACGTCGCCCGACGGACCGTCGATCTCGCCTTCGACAATGGTGTGAATTTCTTCGACTGCGCGGACGCCTACAGCGGCGGCGCGGCCGAACGTTTCTTCGGCGACGTGCTCGCGCGGTTCCCACGTCGCGAGCTGGTCGTCTCATCCAAGGTCTATTTCCCGACCGGGCCGGGCGTCAACGACCGGGGACTCAGCCGCAAGCATATCTTCGAAAGCTGCGAGCAAAGCCTGAACAACATGAAGCTCGACTATCTCGACCTCTACTACTGCCATCGCTTCGACGAGACCTGCGACCTCGAGGAGACGCTGCGCGCGTTGAGCGACCTCGTCTCCCAAGGCAAGATCCTCTACTACGGCGTATCCGAGGAGTGGGGAGGCGCCCGTCTGCAGGAGGCTCAGCGCATCATCGAACGTCTCGGCCTGCATCCGCTCACCGTGGTGCAGCCGCAGTACAATCTCGCCGACCGGTATATCGAACACGAGATCATGGATGTGTGCGCCCGTCTCGGCATCGGCATCACCACGTTCTCCCCGCTGAGCCAGGGGCTGCTCACCGGCAAATACCGCAAAGGACGGCCGATTCCCGAAGGCTCCCGCGCCACATGGCAGGCCGACCGCCAGATCAACGACATGCTCACCGACGAGAACCTCGACATGGTCGAGCGGCTGATCGAGGTGGCCGACGGGCTGGGAGTCAATCTGGCCATCATGTCGATGGCGTGGATCCTGCAGCATCCGCAGGTCAGCTGCGTCATCGCCGGCGCCAGCAAACCCAGCCAGCTGGAGAACAACATCAAGGCATCCGGCTTCGTCATCCCCGACGATGCGATGGCCGAAATCGACCGCATCACCGGATTCCAACGCTTCGAGCGCCACGTCGGCTGA
- a CDS encoding DNA alkylation repair protein produces MTDEKYRMFNAKLIPNIDLSTMLGVRIPQLRAYAKELLAADEANGLSVVAEFMDDLPHTVFEENMLHALLIGMTARTTDEAFDMLDGFLPFVDNWAVCDAISVKAFRSVKADAGVIETKLREWAADDRTYVVRYAMDTLMADFLDDPRFRPDQLAAVAGIRSTEYYVNMARAWYFATALAKQWDAAITVFQPDAPPELCLDDWTHNKSIQKARESRRIPSDRKEYLAALKR; encoded by the coding sequence ATGACGGATGAGAAGTATCGCATGTTCAATGCGAAGCTGATCCCGAATATCGACTTGTCGACGATGCTGGGTGTGCGGATCCCTCAACTTCGCGCGTATGCGAAAGAACTATTGGCGGCCGACGAAGCCAACGGTTTGTCGGTGGTCGCTGAATTCATGGACGATCTTCCCCATACCGTATTCGAAGAGAACATGCTGCACGCGTTGCTGATCGGCATGACCGCCCGCACGACGGACGAAGCGTTCGATATGTTGGATGGATTTCTGCCGTTCGTGGACAATTGGGCCGTATGCGATGCGATATCGGTGAAGGCGTTCCGTTCCGTGAAGGCCGATGCCGGCGTCATCGAAACCAAATTGCGCGAATGGGCCGCCGACGACCGCACCTATGTCGTGCGCTACGCTATGGATACGTTGATGGCGGATTTTCTCGATGACCCACGTTTCCGCCCGGACCAATTGGCAGCGGTGGCGGGTATTCGTTCGACGGAATACTACGTGAATATGGCCCGCGCCTGGTATTTCGCCACGGCGCTGGCCAAACAGTGGGACGCCGCCATTACTGTGTTCCAGCCCGATGCGCCGCCCGAGTTGTGTTTGGATGATTGGACCCACAACAAAAGCATCCAGAAAGCCCGCGAATCCCGCCGCATCCCATCTGACCGCAAGGAATACCTCGCCGCTCTCAAACGGTGA
- a CDS encoding MerR family transcriptional regulator, with protein MTGTQRSSTYSIAQVSARFSIPASTLRYYEREGLLSDVPRDDNGQRRYTDAHLARIESIQCFKESGLPIAKIREFYTYDDDLEHHVDDIIELVEDHERELRQTIAAMRRELRHVQQKVRFYHGIKDAEEQGRPWPSWEEFAD; from the coding sequence ATGACCGGCACGCAGCGCTCTTCGACCTATAGCATCGCCCAGGTCTCCGCGCGGTTCAGCATCCCCGCGTCCACATTGCGCTATTACGAGCGCGAAGGGCTGCTCTCCGACGTGCCGCGCGACGACAACGGGCAGCGTCGCTACACCGACGCGCATCTTGCGCGCATCGAAAGCATCCAGTGCTTCAAGGAGAGCGGGCTGCCCATCGCCAAGATCCGGGAGTTCTACACATACGACGACGATCTTGAGCACCATGTCGACGATATCATCGAGCTGGTCGAGGACCACGAGCGCGAACTCAGGCAAACCATCGCCGCGATGCGCAGGGAGCTCAGGCACGTCCAACAGAAGGTGCGGTTCTACCACGGCATCAAGGACGCCGAGGAACAGGGCCGTCCTTGGCCGTCATGGGAGGAGTTCGCCGACTGA